The Methanothrix sp. genome has a segment encoding these proteins:
- the cas5 gene encoding CRISPR-associated protein Cas5, protein MKVLKIVAEGLTTSFRYPHFMQGIHPTFEMPPPATIYGLICSAMGEWIEPNGIEFAYHFSHKGSFDDVEHIHVLAPSTGNLPGTKTPKVLAGTVNPFKRSMLFKPKLVLYLNKPEWQCAFKSPFYPVVLGRSQDLFSYTSVSVLELEKAERAYFEHTLAPYKMMLRMGRGYVALMPRYLDYANGRQPTFARYVILNRRINNTEFIRYEDHPEYNNFLIDPTSPQIENAHLGLWFHNFVGEYDDQPSLA, encoded by the coding sequence ATGAAGGTATTAAAGATAGTAGCGGAAGGATTGACGACATCTTTCCGCTACCCTCATTTCATGCAGGGCATCCATCCTACTTTCGAAATGCCACCACCTGCAACCATTTATGGGCTTATATGCAGTGCAATGGGCGAGTGGATCGAGCCAAATGGGATAGAGTTTGCCTATCATTTTTCGCATAAAGGCTCGTTTGATGATGTTGAACATATTCACGTACTGGCGCCGTCCACTGGAAACCTTCCTGGAACGAAGACTCCAAAGGTTCTGGCGGGTACAGTCAATCCTTTTAAGCGAAGTATGCTTTTCAAGCCCAAATTGGTGTTATACTTAAATAAACCTGAATGGCAATGCGCTTTTAAAAGCCCATTCTATCCAGTGGTTTTAGGACGATCGCAGGATTTATTTTCGTATACCAGCGTTAGCGTATTAGAACTGGAAAAGGCGGAGAGAGCCTATTTTGAACACACTCTTGCGCCCTACAAGATGATGCTCAGGATGGGGCGAGGGTACGTGGCATTAATGCCTCGATATCTCGACTATGCAAACGGCAGGCAGCCAACCTTTGCAAGGTACGTGATACTCAACCGCCGTATAAATAATACGGAATTTATTCGATACGAAGATCATCCAGAGTATAACAATTTCTTGATCGATCCCACTTCGCCACAAATAGAAAATGCTCATCTTGGATTGTGGTTCCATAATTTTGTTGGAGAATATGATGATCAGCCGAGTTTGGCCTGA
- the cas7i gene encoding type I-B CRISPR-associated protein Cas7/Cst2/DevR, whose protein sequence is MTYVTGLFLIDANASALNNLGAIEGERYDNSTGVKVIRTNEGFYPYISAQAFRYWLRQTLQQSDFGWKSAPVYREEKIAYTDANPIKWWDDDLFGYMRAPSKRESAKAKREADSSRMGETETTDTITRTSPFRVSTLVSIAPVRPTNDFGVMSRQDGDPVPHEHQFYRTTLQGLFSLSLKSSGTFWYKKKTGFRNLDDVRIDQAKTENLELLEDEKAYRLPKDQRLQRITSLFEGMAKIEGGAKLSIHYTDVSPVVVILAVTKGGNHIFSHVIGENKGRPEVNFEALKESLQIFNDEIVSDIFIGWVRGYSEEERNKIEAFAKTTEAKTENGKEIKLGHPREAFKNLIAEMKKPENSVWLE, encoded by the coding sequence ATGACCTACGTGACAGGATTATTCCTAATCGATGCGAATGCATCTGCATTAAATAACCTCGGAGCCATTGAAGGAGAGCGTTATGATAATAGTACTGGCGTCAAAGTGATTCGAACCAATGAGGGCTTCTATCCTTACATTTCCGCTCAAGCATTCCGCTATTGGTTAAGGCAGACACTCCAACAAAGTGATTTTGGCTGGAAATCGGCTCCAGTTTATCGAGAGGAAAAAATCGCATACACAGATGCTAATCCAATCAAGTGGTGGGATGATGATCTCTTTGGATATATGCGAGCACCCTCTAAACGCGAATCTGCAAAAGCAAAAAGGGAAGCTGACTCTTCAAGAATGGGCGAGACAGAAACAACAGATACAATTACCCGCACTTCGCCTTTTCGTGTGAGCACGCTCGTATCAATAGCTCCAGTGCGCCCCACTAATGACTTTGGTGTCATGTCCAGACAAGATGGCGATCCAGTGCCGCATGAGCATCAATTTTACCGCACTACTCTTCAAGGATTATTCTCTTTGAGCCTTAAGTCGAGCGGCACTTTCTGGTATAAAAAAAAGACGGGATTCAGAAATCTTGATGATGTCAGAATTGATCAGGCAAAAACAGAAAATTTAGAGCTCCTTGAGGATGAAAAGGCTTACCGCCTGCCAAAAGATCAACGTCTACAGCGCATAACATCGCTATTTGAAGGGATGGCTAAGATAGAGGGTGGAGCGAAGCTATCTATTCATTATACTGATGTTTCCCCCGTTGTAGTAATTCTTGCAGTAACAAAGGGCGGCAACCATATCTTCAGCCATGTGATTGGTGAGAATAAGGGACGGCCTGAGGTTAATTTTGAGGCGCTAAAAGAATCATTGCAAATCTTCAATGATGAAATAGTATCGGATATTTTTATAGGATGGGTTCGTGGATATTCTGAGGAGGAACGAAATAAGATCGAGGCTTTCGCAAAAACTACAGAGGCTAAAACTGAAAATGGAAAGGAGATAAAACTGGGCCATCCGCGTGAAGCCTTTAAAAACTTGATTGCAGAAATGAAAAAACCAGAAAACTCAGTCTGGTTAGAATGA